In Candidatus Poribacteria bacterium, a single window of DNA contains:
- a CDS encoding DUF3782 domain-containing protein gives MSKFSEYRYGKCEEEIRELIANEFPRLITQNPEIRYELIGVMSETFAKKEDITAILNELKQMREESERQRVEFRQEMQVLREESNRLREESEQQWAHFRQEMAVLREESNRLREESEQRWVEFREEMQVLREESNRLREESRASRAYLDDELKRFHHTVQGLGARWGLMSEEAFLNGLAAILTDELGFRVERYEGYDDSGSVFGQPEQVEMDVIIRNGLVVAIEIKSSVTRGDLSLFQRKIAFFEQTENVTVNRRIFISPFVDPNAVGLAARMGIELYTHSLDIMI, from the coding sequence TTGAGCAAATTCAGTGAATACAGATATGGCAAATGTGAAGAAGAAATTCGCGAGTTAATCGCTAATGAATTTCCGCGCCTAATAACCCAAAATCCCGAGATTCGTTATGAGTTAATCGGTGTTATGTCGGAGACTTTTGCCAAAAAAGAAGATATAACAGCGATTTTGAATGAGCTCAAGCAGATGCGTGAGGAATCTGAACGACAGCGGGTCGAATTCCGGCAGGAGATGCAAGTTCTACGTGAAGAGTCCAATCGGTTGCGTGAGGAGTCCGAGCAGCAGTGGGCTCACTTCAGGCAGGAGATGGCAGTCTTACGTGAAGAGTCCAATCGGTTGCGCGAGGAGTCCGAGCAGCGGTGGGTTGAATTCCGGGAAGAGATGCAAGTTCTACGCGAAGAGTCCAATCGGTTGCGTGAGGAATCTAGGGCGTCACGTGCATATCTAGATGATGAATTAAAGCGGTTTCACCATACCGTTCAAGGTCTGGGCGCGCGATGGGGATTGATGTCTGAAGAGGCATTCCTTAATGGGCTCGCTGCAATTTTGACTGATGAACTCGGCTTCCGGGTGGAACGGTACGAGGGTTATGACGATTCCGGATCGGTTTTCGGACAACCCGAACAGGTAGAAATGGATGTAATCATCCGGAACGGTTTAGTCGTTGCAATTGAAATTAAATCATCAGTTACCCGCGGCGATCTTTCCCTTTTTCAAAGGAAGATTGCGTTCTTTGAACAGACGGAAAATGTAACGGTCAATCGAAGGATTTTCATATCTCCGTTTGTTGATCCTAACGCTGTTGGATTGGCGGCACGGATGGGTATCGAACTCTACACCCACAGCTTAGATATTATGATTTAA